One Acropora palmata chromosome 2, jaAcrPala1.3, whole genome shotgun sequence genomic window, TATGTGTGAGACTTTCCAACGAATGGATCTAATTATATTGCTAGTAAGTTTCTAGAAATTCCTGCGTGgttggttttattttctttggctCAAACTTCCTTTTTTGGGTACCTCATTATTTTCCAATTAACAGAGAGAATCGCGGACGTCAAACATGAATTGGTGAAATTTGCCCAGGACCACCCAGGTGACAAAGAACGAATTCGCGTGGAAGCGATCAAAAGGTTGGAGGATATTGTGGAGAAACTCCCGCTCAAAAAATCAGTGATTGAGGCTCAGGAACATCAAATAAAGAATTCACTAATGTTACAACAGATCGTCGCTTTAACGGATAAGCGAGAGCTGAAAGAACGAATTCGGAGAGCCCTCGCAGATTATATCGCCGAAGATATcgcttagaaaaaaaaaacaaaagcaaaaaagaggGAACTATGGCAAGAATAATGGACACGGAAATAGTCTCACGTCAAGCACCCAGATCCCCACGCGACAACTAAAGAGAACATTCATAGGAATAACATCAGTCTAAGGTTAAGCAAGTaatcaaatttttcaaaaaaaaaatggtggaGCGACTGCTTTATCAACTAGCATTTCTctcaaatgttttctttaagtGTTAGTTATTTTACTACTCGGTTGCAATCTGTGGTTTGTCTCACTCTAAGATTTAAAGatcttatttctttaattatattaattgcTTGAAATGTTTGATTTAGGTCTGTAAGAGACCTTCAAAAGCACATGGCCTTTCCTCTAATCCGAGAACTTCGGTTGATTTGAATTATGGGCTGAAAAGAGTCCAATGACGTCACTGCACGCGCAGCAAGGCATGCATTAAATTTAAGAAAGTATAAAACGATTTAGAAAACGATATGTACTATTGTAATAGCAGGAGCCGTGATTTTTCCGGTAATAGTTATTTTAAGGAAACCCTGCAGCGAGAAATAATGCCGAGTGAAAAGAAAGTAGGCTGCATTACTTCTTCAAAaggtaaataaaaaagaaagaaacaagaatTATGTAAATTTGATTTAAGGATGAGTGTAAAtaaatttctgaaaacaaattatgGAGTTCAGTAACAAGTGGTTTATCAAGGTATTGTAGACCTTACATCGCTATTTTCTTATGCATGCTTTGTTGAACCGAAATCTTCAAAAATACAGTCGGttttgttcattatttttagttattttccATTTATATTAATTCACTTGATTTTTGACCACAGTTACTGCTTCCGTTCCCTTCTTCATTacaattttcaacaataatcAAAATTCATGGTGTTAAGGGTTTCAGTTTTGTACATTGCAAAAGTCGTACATGGACTGTCAGGCAGACAGAAGTTGCGCCATATTCTTTTCATGGTTTAGGGTCCGCTTTGTTGAGCTGTGTCTTGAACTGAATTTAaaaaggcaatttttttttattcgtcTCTCGAAACACGCGTGTCCTTCGCTAATTTTTCTTCTCGTTTAACATTCTGTCGCCTTCTTGACAAAACGAAGACTTTCATCTAATGATGAATGCCAACTAGTGCCGCTGTATTTGCTCTTTTGTTAATCTTCAAGGCATCTTCACCATGATTTGAGTCAACTTAAAGATGCCTTCAATGACTCGCCAAATCCTCTGTCATCCTTGACAGCAAAAAAATGACCAGAAGCGAATATACGCACGCGCACACAAGAAAAGTCCCAAAAATACATGGCAGCGTGACACTACGTTGACTGCGTGACGTAGATCTCCTCGGTACGGGACCAACACTGGAGGGAAGGGGCCATCTTCTGTACGGAGCACAGCGCTCGGATTTTGCCCGCACCCTAAAATGCAGGGCGTTCAAATCAGCATTACATTACAAATGATCATGACAACCATTCAGAAATTGTCAAGCAGATTTGATACATCATGAGATTGACCTCGATTGAGACGGAAAAACATGGCGACATAACATGCTGAAAGTTGAGCCCATAACACGACGTTATAAGGCGTATGAGAACGACACTCTATTAGTGATAAGGAAACGCTATTTACATGGCCTTCAGTTTCACCCACACACCAAGTCCAAGCGATGAGCAGAGCGTAAATCGAGTAGCTAAACATAAGTCAAAAAGCTTCTTTGATAATACTCATTTGACAATATAGAGAGTTCACTTCGCAGCACCCGTGGAAGGAACAATGAACTGACATAGTAATCTGAAAGAAGCTTAAACTCAACAGCATTTGACAACCAAACATCACTATGAACATATTACGCATCGAAGAGAAAACCGAATAACAAACTGATGGCAGCTATGTTGTGAAGAGAGAGTTCAGTTTAAAgaaattctttgttttgaaagtgTAAAGGCAAACAATTATAACTAAAAGTCACCAATAATTCCTGAAAATAGTGGTTTTTTGTAACATTTTAATGCTATATCCCCCTACACCCCATGAACCAGAGGCCTGAATGGAGCTTGATCCCGCAAAGGCCACTGATTGGCTGGATTTGTCCCCAGCCAATACGAATTGAATTCACCACGTTTTGGTAAAGTTAGTGACGGAGACCGGCCTCAACTAACTATGGTTTTGGAAAATATATTGGCCGAATATTTCAACAATGTTGGTGTAACGATGCCACACCACTGCCTGACCTTTAATTTGCCACACTATTGTCGTAACATTTCTGGTCAGTGTTTGCGACATTATTAGCCCACAGAGAAAAAATCATTGGCGAAACGTTGAGGCACCGTAAGCGAGCAATTGTCGGCTGCCTCCTTCCCGGCAGTAGGGTTTCTAAacgctgttgttgttgaacaGAGTCGTTAAAGTCTCAGAATCTTCCAACATTAAATATTACCACGCGGGTCACAGTTGCGTCACTTGTGAATTAGTTTGGCAAACTGTTTCTTTACGTTTGCAACATGTTAAGACTCTATTTGTGATCTTACCTGAGAAGATGTCTGTCGTAAGTATTTCTGATCTCATTCTTCAGTTCTGTAAGGAAGAAAACTGAAGTGTGTATGACCTCGACACACGTGCACGCAGTACTTAAAAACAAGAACCCAGCCTATAGCGACCACACTACTGAGCTACCTGCCCACTTTCGGACTAAACACTTCGAACAAAccagtgtttattttctttctcaagTACGCTGAAGAGGGGAAGTCCTAGAGTAAAATGACCACACCTTCCCTTTTGTAGGATACAaggaaaacataattattctaATAAACTAAGCAATCTTTCGTTGAAATGACTGAAATTGAACAATACACAACCGCATCAACCTAAAAATAGCACAAATCCAAACTCCAAACAAATTGTCACCTCAACACAAACACAATTCACCTGGCATACGGCAGTTATGTGTTCAAAGGTTAACTCTGACAAGCAGAGttgttggaaaaaataattaacaaaattcTTAAATCGACAGTAGTTTCAATCACATATAGCAAACGaacaatttttgttgtgtaccTGAGGCTGGAGATAAATTCTCCACTGTTTTCCTGCACAAAGGACATCTTATGGTGCCTCTTCTGCCGGTTCGAAAGTTCAACTGGCGTAAACACGGGTCACAAAACACATGTTCACAGGAACACTTCAAAGGTTCAAAGAACAGATCAAGGCAAATGGAACAGCAATGGCGATCTTGAATTTCAGGGAGATCGACCTAAAAAGCGCAAGGATTTATTTACCATGACCATTCCTTTTCTCTAGTTCAGTTGCATTGACGGAAGGCATACGTTGGCCTTTACATTGAGCTTCTAGGAATAATGAATGTGGCCCATTCAAAAACCACTATGTCATGTAAGACTTCCTGTGACAGGACGAAagtttggtatcaaacgagttgataagggtcaaattaccatcgcaaaaggataccaaagctgacgtttcgaatgagagcccttcgtcgtcactttctgATTAGATTACGAGGATGACGTTTCAAGCGAGAGCCCTTAGTCGttactttccgattagattacgaagatgacgtttcgagcgagAGCCCTcagtcgtcactttccgattagattacgaagatgccGTTTCGAGCGAGAGCCCTtagtcgtcactttccgattagattaccaagatgacgtttcgagcgaaAGCCCTcagtcgtcactttccgattagactACGAAGATGCCGTTTCGAGAGAGCCCTaagtcgtcactttccgattagattacgaagatgacgtttcgagcgagAGCCCTTAGTCGTTACTTTCCGATTCGATTacgaagttgacgtttcgagcgttagccctctGACGTGTCACTTCCTCACCGACAggcatcacagtttctttaaaaactaaacCTTCTGCTTCATTCTCATGCCAGTACCTTAATCTTTATCGTGTCAACCATTCCCTTCTTCGCATTTTTATCTTCACTTATGCTAAGAGTTTGCACATTCATCCTTACTTCACCCTCACCACATCTCCGAGATCTGAAAAGCTGATTTTAGTTCTTTTCCTCTTACTCCAGTTAGCAAGCAGGTTTTCTTCACTGTGTCTGGCATTGTCTTCCCTTATTGGCAAATCCTTGCATTCATCTGCTTGGTCTGATCTGAGGTCGCGGTTGTCCATGACATCAGTCAACCATCCTTCAAATGTCTGTTTACTGTCTACAATggtcttatatatatatatccttCTACACGTGCTGAAGTGTCAAAGCAATACTTTAAATCTTGAAATTCTTGATAAGAATGAAGTGAAACACCTGCAATTTGAATACATTTTAGTTTTATGTTAGATGTTAAATAATGTCATTGGTCAATCTCAAACAATGCAACAAGAAATCAACCCAGCAAAAAAACAGTGGGTTTTCCACAAGTGCTGAAAAGAAGATAAAACTCAGAGGAGCTAGCTTGAACTTAGGAACTCTACAATTGATGTGTTGAGATGTTGAAGTCAGGTATTTTACCACAACTCCAAGCTATAGATATGCCATCATCATGATCTAAGACACTGACTGGATCAACCAATAATTAAGGTTTATAAGCATGCTTTGAAGACACTCCACAAAAATCTACCTTATATCctcaaattttcaatgtaaTCAGGGAGAGATCAATCAGATAAATGTGACAGTTGCAACTCAGTTTCTTAGTTAGAACaaatttcacaataattattcttaagTCAATAACCACTACatattcaaaataaatgttttttttttgttttcagctcaCCCACCctgatatttattttcttccacTGCATGTTGTGAAGCAACATTTTGATGGCAAGAAATATCTGCACCATCATCTCCCATTTGATTGGACCCATTGTCACAATTACTGTTTGTCCCTAATGAAAACACCAAGGACGTAGGTTTCCTTACATCCAGAGTTTTTAATCTGCTTTGTGGTGAGATATGGTCAACTCTGCATTTCTGAATCCATATAGCAGGAATTGTAAACTTTCCACAGTTGCAGTGCACACCATGGATGTAATCAAATGCTCCAATTCGACTTTTGCACTTTGGGCAGTATATTTTTCCTTCTGTCCATTTGGCCTAACAAAGTTGAAATTTAAATACAATGTGAGATATCTAGGGTGCGTTCAATTGACCGTATTCCAGAATAGGAATATATGGAATATAAGTTagaaatcctttgtttttacggagattcacattaaaattgtcaaacatctgctaaaatgctattttaaacTTATTTTAATCATCCTTGCTGCTTCGAAACGTGCCAAACATACCGTTTTAATCATCACTCCACGTATTCTTATTCCCGAACAGGGTCAATTGAATGCACCCCtaaactcaatttttttttagctcactagatagaattgttttttcttgtaagAGGGATACATTATTATGAGAAATGACTAatggttaataataattattggtgttCCAAACGACTTAGTTGAGgtttaataatttttagtcaaatccaactagtggtctgttatcaatgctgcattctgattggttgagctactactaggctatatgttatagcccactagtagtgaAATGCAcctgccatatttgtaatgttttgccAGCAAAAAAGGATCTAAGTCTTGCtagtgaaagatgttttgtctcaatattttcttgaccaactagtcggattttCATTCCTCAAGGCCTTGTGGCCTCTGAGCCAATAACCCGTTAAGCATGcagcctcatgggctattgactttGACctcattcgggctcgaggaataactgttaaatattcaCTGCAGGTGGGTGCAGCAGTTGGATAGGTGGTAACATTCAATACATGAATGTCTTTACGGGATTGTTCTCACACCTTCATATCCTTACATCACGATATATGCTTGTGCGTTTAATATGTGATGATAAAAATGAGTGCAGTGACAGTGTTTCAATGTTATAGTCTATGAATGCTACTCCATGGAAATGACTAGTGAAAAGAGGTACTTGGTAATTCAGCTTGTGTCCTCGGTGGGTTCTCAGTATGGGTAATTTCGAACAAAGACCTAAACAAACCTCTTCTATGTTTTCAGTGACCCAGGAGAGTTCACTTTCATCTCTCAGAAACCAGGAAGAACACTTTTCAAAGCTGGATATATCCACTTCATCATGGTCAAAACTTTGATCATCATTCAATTTCAAGGTTGTACCATCTCGTCAATACTTGCGTGGGAGTAGAGATGCTTGGAAGAAAATAAGGTAATTCTGCATTTTCGACAGCGAAATCTCGATATTGTACTTTCCAAACTCACATCCGCCATGAAAACATAGACATTCGGACCAAAGTGAAGTGGTGTCTAATGGATATATGAAGACATGTAATGTACCGCACAATAACGTAGGCGTGTTGCGTGATCTCCCGAAAGGCTGGGAAAGAAACTGCCATGGGCCTCGAGCCCTTGCGAGATTTCGAAAGCCTGCTCGTAGTCTAATACTTCCTAAGTGACGGTGCACCTTGATGTATTATGTCCAGCAGTTACGTACCGTTTCAATGCTCTTTTAGGTGAATGAAGACCACGTAACCACTCTGTGCCGGCTGTATATCATGTCAGCGGAATATAacatttcaagatggcggatggAACAGATCATAAGAGCCATAGTGAAGACGGTCTGGGGGCAGGTATTTTCGACAATCATATGGAAACTGAAGAAGACAAATTAGAGAGACAACATTTCTGGAAAGTAGTAGAAGCATTCCATTTTTACAAGTAAGCTTCAACGGTCGACATAATTcttgctgcaatttttttccttgctttgCCCCCTTCAAATCAGTTCACCATGTTCTAGATGTACATGTtgattaaccctttccctcccaaggggttccccattgacgagtaaaatcgtctggcgttagacagagtaaaatctataagtgccaattggcactcacgggagggaaagggttaaagagcGTTTTTGACGTCAGCAACAactatattttattttataggCACTTTTCTGCGCGAAAGCTTCAAAGAATCAAAGATAATTATACTTTTCTTCCACGAACACATCGAGAAATGCTTCCAAATTTTAAGGATCatatcaagaaaataatgcagtGTATTGAGGAAAATCAAAACTTCTTGAATAGAATAGTCAGCCACACAGGcgaaatgtttgaaaatagaGATCATACAAGAGTACCTATGGTAAGTCTAAATAATGACATAATAAGTCATCGTTTTGAGAGGGGAACAGTTTATCACTGATTGCTTGATGGGCATTGACGTTGGACTTTCTAGGGGCTGGTTCACCTTTAATTTTATTCACCAGTCAACTCAGTCTACACCATACACTCCCCCTTCCCCTTCCGTCTTACCCTAGGCTGACCCCTTCGAAATAAACATTCTTctttataagaaaatggtctGAACCCAgaagtaacataccttgattgaaagtgatcatctgggtgactggagccCTGAAAAGGACTGTTATTTGAGACTGACAACTTGTACGGTAGCCATCTTCAGAGCCATGTGGTCaattctctttttctcttcaaaagGCAAAGCCTTTTCGAGTCCCAGGagataaaaaatttaatattactGTAATCTGTCTGTgatgtccttttttctttttttttttttagcaaggTCTCACTAATCCAACAATTGTTATTAACAACATGAAGACCAATTTATGTTGAGTCAATGCAATTTCTGGAGGGAAATATCAGTTTTAAGTCTGAATGGTCCCTGActatttcaaccctgtagtaTAGTACCAAAGCTCAAATAAATCAGTCAAAATTTGGCTTCATAATAAATGCTTAAGTGAACATTTATTTGCATAGATGACTGTAACAGCAATGAATTAATGCTGCAAACAACAGCTTGGTGGAAGAAGAACAATATCTGTCACCGAATGATAACTAATCATTGTTCTGCTCCTGCCGCAGTATGCAGGTCCTAGTCTGCTGCCTTTGTTATTCTGCATGCAGAACCCTAACCCTGATGCAAGTTTTGTtctaattaattttatgcgGTCCTAGAATCCTGTTGATCCAGCAAGTCAACCAATCAGTGGATTTGATATGGAAAAGGTTTTGACAACACTTAAACAGTTTGTGCGAGACTGGAGTGATGAGGTATTAACTTAATGTTGACGCCCAAATGTCAGTGTAAGCAATTGTTAAGGTTTCATCCTTCCAAAACTCTTGCTGTCCCCATACAATGTCATGTACATTGTTTCAACATCTTTTGTGTCCTAAAACATATtattcaattgttttttacgtgttgtaaAGTTAATTCCAGCGGAAATGAGGATTTGTGATTACTGTTTAACAGGGAAAGTCTGAAAGAGATGCTTGTTATAAGCCAATTATTGAAGAAATCCAACAACTGTATCCAGCAATGAGCTGGTAAGCATTCTGAGATGCTGagaatacattttttttaagtttgagAAGCAGTTATTGAAGAGTGCAGTTTATGTAAGTTTGAATAAATCAAGAGTTAATAATAACACAAATTTATGATCGCTAACAAAGGATTTATcacatttaattatttaatcaCTATATTTTAACAAGTCTTTGGATCCTCACTGAAAATAAACTTGGATTAACAAGTTCTGTTATGGAAATTAAGCAGGTTTGCATGCAATGATGAACTTTATTCACAACAACCATGACTCAGcttgttcaaaaactttttttttacttacaatacaatacagtACAGTACTTAATAACATCTTACAAGATACTTACACTACATTAACATGCACTACTTAcaatagattttttttttaataaaaaagaattacTCTACTTACAATACAACGCATAATACTTACGTTacttacaatacaatacagtACAGTACTTACAC contains:
- the LOC141865891 gene encoding uncharacterized protein LOC141865891: MADVSLENGTTLKLNDDQSFDHDEVDISSFEKCSSWFLRDESELSWVTENIEEAKWTEGKIYCPKCKSRIGAFDYIHGVHCNCGKFTIPAIWIQKCRVDHISPQSRLKTLDVRKPTSLVFSLGTNSNCDNGSNQMGDDGADISCHQNVASQHAVEENKYQGGTCRRIYIYKTIVDSKQTFEGWLTDVMDNRDLRSDQADECKDLPIREDNARHSEENLLANWSKRKRTKISFSDLGDVVDLPEIQDRHCCSICLDLFFEPLKCSCEHVFCDPCLRQLNFRTGRRGTIRCPLCRKTVENLSPASELKNEIRNTYDRHLLRVRAKSERCAPYRRWPLPSSVGPVPRRSTSRSQRSVTLPCIFGTFLVCACVYSLLVIFLLSRMTEDLASH